A single window of Agromyces aureus DNA harbors:
- a CDS encoding xanthine dehydrogenase small subunit — protein MHDIVVTVNGLARSLNGIPTHTTALDWLRETGLPGSKEGCAEGECGACAMLLATPTPDGGTAWTPVNACLVPAAALNGQEIVTAEGLGGPDDLHPVQAKLAEAGGSQCGYCTPGFACSMAGEYYRADRAPQEIGATPDVAATATEHDAACPAGADGRPAHDAGHDAEHGPNGFDLHALSGNLCRCTGYRPIRDAAYTLGSPEADDELAARRLRPAPEPVPTDLAVDGNRFVRPGTLDEALRMLHDEPTAVLVAGSTDWGVEVNLRGRRAPLVIAIEQLDELRGLEIGDDVIEIGAALPLSEIERRLDGRVPLLAKLLPQFASRLIRNRGTIGGNLGTGSPIGDTPPALLALGARIVLASVDGEREVDLAEYFTGYRQTVRAGDELIRAIRIPLPLAPVTGFHKIAKRRFDDISSVAVAFALDIRDGIVVDARIGLGGVAATPLRARATEAALIGRPWNIATVRAASAVLRTEGTPMSDHRASSEYRSLMLGTSLLKLYSTTVIESKEVSA, from the coding sequence ATGCACGACATCGTCGTCACCGTCAACGGGCTCGCCCGGTCATTGAACGGAATCCCCACCCACACGACCGCGCTCGACTGGCTGCGCGAAACCGGCCTCCCGGGCAGCAAGGAGGGATGCGCCGAAGGGGAATGCGGTGCGTGCGCCATGCTGCTCGCGACGCCCACCCCCGACGGCGGCACGGCCTGGACGCCGGTCAACGCGTGCCTCGTGCCGGCTGCGGCGCTGAACGGGCAGGAGATCGTGACCGCCGAGGGCCTCGGCGGCCCCGACGACCTGCACCCCGTGCAGGCCAAGCTCGCCGAGGCCGGCGGGTCGCAGTGCGGCTACTGCACCCCCGGGTTCGCCTGCAGCATGGCCGGCGAGTACTACCGCGCAGACCGCGCACCGCAGGAGATCGGCGCGACGCCGGATGTCGCGGCCACCGCCACGGAACACGACGCCGCCTGTCCGGCGGGCGCCGACGGCCGCCCAGCGCACGACGCTGGGCACGACGCAGAGCACGGCCCCAACGGCTTCGACCTGCACGCGCTGAGCGGCAACCTGTGCCGCTGCACCGGCTACCGCCCCATCCGCGACGCCGCCTACACGCTCGGATCCCCCGAGGCCGACGACGAGCTCGCCGCGCGCCGGCTCCGGCCTGCGCCGGAACCCGTACCCACCGACCTCGCCGTCGACGGCAACCGCTTCGTGCGGCCCGGCACGCTCGACGAGGCGCTCCGCATGCTGCACGACGAACCGACCGCGGTGCTCGTGGCCGGCTCGACCGACTGGGGCGTCGAGGTGAACCTGCGCGGCCGCCGCGCACCGCTCGTGATCGCGATCGAGCAGCTCGACGAGCTGCGCGGACTCGAGATCGGCGACGACGTCATCGAGATCGGCGCCGCCCTGCCGCTGTCCGAGATCGAACGGCGCCTCGACGGCCGCGTCCCGTTGCTCGCGAAGCTCCTCCCGCAGTTCGCGTCGCGGCTCATCCGCAACCGCGGCACCATCGGCGGCAACCTCGGCACCGGCTCCCCCATCGGCGACACGCCCCCGGCGCTGCTCGCCCTCGGCGCGCGCATCGTGCTCGCGTCGGTCGACGGCGAGCGCGAGGTCGACCTCGCCGAGTACTTCACCGGCTACCGGCAGACCGTGCGGGCGGGCGACGAGCTCATCCGCGCCATCCGCATCCCCCTGCCGCTCGCACCCGTGACCGGCTTCCACAAGATCGCCAAGCGCCGGTTCGACGACATCTCGAGCGTCGCCGTCGCCTTCGCCCTCGACATCCGCGACGGCATCGTCGTCGATGCCCGCATCGGACTCGGCGGCGTCGCCGCGACCCCGCTCCGGGCTCGCGCCACCGAGGCGGCGCTCATCGGGCGGCCGTGGAACATCGCGACCGTGCGCGCCGCGTCGGCCGTGCTGCGCACCGAGGGCACCCCGATGTCCGATCACCGTGCGAGCTCGGAGTACCGCTCCCTGATGCTGGGCACGTCCCTGCTGAAGCTGTACAGCACGACCGTCATCGAATCGAAGGAGGTCTCGGCATGA
- a CDS encoding IclR family transcriptional regulator: MADSPNDGVKSVARVFDLLELIADAGGDVTLSELSTMAELPLPTIHRLLRTLVSLGYARQLANRRYALGPRLVRLGEVANRQFGHLAKPQLKTLVDRLGETANLATIDGDQVIYVSQAPSPHAMRMFTEVGRRSSLHTTSVGKAILATLDDETVREIVARTGLPKSTEFSIDSVERLLDDLRLSRERGYAIDDNEQEIGVRCYAMAVPGAPVPTAVSVSGPVARVDEAFAERAIPVLRETVLDISTAISS, translated from the coding sequence ATGGCCGACAGCCCCAACGACGGCGTCAAGTCGGTCGCCCGAGTCTTCGACCTCCTCGAGCTCATCGCCGACGCCGGCGGCGACGTGACCCTGAGCGAGCTCTCGACGATGGCCGAGCTGCCGCTGCCGACGATCCACCGACTGCTGCGCACACTCGTCTCACTCGGGTACGCCCGGCAGCTCGCGAACCGCCGGTACGCGCTCGGCCCGCGGCTCGTGCGCCTCGGCGAGGTCGCGAACCGGCAGTTCGGCCACCTGGCCAAGCCCCAGCTCAAGACCCTCGTCGACCGCCTCGGCGAGACGGCCAACCTCGCCACCATCGACGGCGACCAGGTCATCTACGTCTCGCAGGCGCCGTCACCGCACGCGATGCGCATGTTCACCGAGGTCGGCCGCCGCTCCAGCCTGCACACCACGAGCGTCGGAAAGGCGATCCTCGCCACGCTCGACGACGAGACCGTGCGCGAGATCGTCGCTCGCACCGGCCTGCCGAAGTCGACCGAATTCTCGATCGACTCCGTCGAGCGTCTGCTCGACGACCTGCGCCTCAGCCGCGAGCGGGGCTACGCGATCGACGACAACGAGCAGGAGATCGGCGTGCGTTGCTACGCCATGGCCGTGCCCGGCGCCCCCGTGCCGACCGCGGTCTCGGTCTCGGGCCCGGTCGCCCGCGTCGACGAGGCGTTCGCCGAGCGCGCGATCCCCGTGCTGCGCGAGACCGTGCTCGACATCTCCACGGCGATCTCGAGCTGA
- a CDS encoding NAD-dependent malic enzyme — protein sequence MANPSPGYSIQLRVEAPAGVTATSELVVTVAEAGAVVTAVDVSESTGDRVLVDLTCYAVSAEHATQVAVALAARDGVIVRDVADRTFRLHAGGKLEIVPKAPLRNRDDLSRAYTPGVARVCLAIADEPAAARRLTVKGNTIAVVTDGSAVLGLGNIGALASIPVMEGKAALFKQFADVDAWPVALDTQDTEEIISIVKALAPVYGGVNLEDIAAPRCFEIERRLREELDIPVFHDDQHGTAIVTLAALVNALRLVGKRLSDVRIVVSGVGAAGSAIIQLLVAEGARDIVACSRTGAIHRGESYDDPHRTWIAEHTNLQGVRGTLSEVLVGADVFIGVSAPNLLVEADIEAMADRAIVFAMANPDPEVDPVVAARHAAVVATGRSDFPNQINNVLAFPGFFRGLLDSGAVDITPEMLVAAAEAIASCVREDQLNASYIIPSVFDPDVARVVAESVAAAAARRSALVETQEESAA from the coding sequence ATGGCGAATCCGAGCCCCGGCTATTCCATCCAGTTGCGGGTCGAGGCGCCCGCCGGCGTCACGGCCACGAGCGAACTCGTCGTCACCGTCGCCGAAGCCGGCGCGGTGGTCACCGCGGTCGACGTCAGTGAGTCGACCGGCGACCGAGTGCTCGTCGATCTCACGTGCTACGCCGTGAGCGCCGAGCACGCGACGCAGGTCGCCGTGGCGCTGGCCGCTCGAGACGGCGTGATCGTGCGCGACGTCGCCGACCGCACCTTCCGGCTGCACGCCGGCGGCAAGCTCGAGATCGTGCCGAAGGCGCCGTTGCGCAACCGCGACGACCTGTCCCGCGCGTACACGCCCGGCGTGGCGCGCGTGTGCCTCGCGATCGCCGACGAGCCAGCCGCCGCCCGGCGCCTCACCGTCAAGGGGAACACCATCGCCGTCGTGACCGACGGGTCGGCCGTGCTCGGCCTGGGCAACATCGGCGCTCTCGCCTCGATCCCCGTCATGGAGGGCAAGGCCGCACTGTTCAAGCAGTTCGCCGACGTCGACGCCTGGCCGGTCGCGCTCGACACGCAGGACACCGAGGAGATCATCTCCATCGTGAAGGCGCTCGCGCCGGTCTACGGCGGCGTCAACCTCGAGGACATCGCGGCGCCGCGCTGCTTCGAGATCGAGCGCCGCCTGCGCGAGGAGCTCGATATCCCCGTCTTCCACGACGACCAGCACGGCACCGCGATCGTGACGCTGGCCGCGCTCGTGAACGCCCTCCGTCTCGTCGGCAAGCGCCTCTCCGACGTGCGGATCGTCGTCTCCGGCGTCGGCGCGGCCGGCTCGGCGATCATCCAGCTGCTCGTCGCCGAGGGCGCGCGCGACATCGTCGCGTGCAGCCGCACGGGGGCCATCCACCGCGGCGAGAGCTACGACGACCCGCACCGCACGTGGATCGCCGAGCACACCAACCTGCAGGGCGTGCGCGGCACCCTCTCGGAGGTGCTCGTCGGCGCCGACGTCTTCATCGGGGTGAGTGCGCCGAACCTCCTCGTCGAGGCCGACATCGAAGCGATGGCCGATCGGGCGATCGTGTTCGCCATGGCGAACCCCGACCCGGAGGTCGACCCGGTGGTCGCCGCGCGCCACGCCGCGGTCGTCGCGACCGGCCGCAGCGACTTCCCGAACCAGATCAACAACGTGCTCGCCTTCCCGGGCTTCTTCCGCGGGCTGCTCGACTCGGGCGCCGTCGACATCACGCCCGAGATGCTCGTCGCGGCGGCCGAGGCGATCGCGTCCTGCGTACGGGAGGACCAGCTCAATGCGAGCTACATCATCCCGAGCGTGTTCGACCCGGACGTCGCACGCGTCGTCGCCGAATCGGTCGCCGCCGCGGCCGCCAGGCGCTCCGCCCTCGTCGAAACCCAGGAGGAATCCGCAGCATGA
- the aceB gene encoding malate synthase A codes for MTTPTAPAVTAPAVTAPPLTAPAGAIEITRATSIEGGDEILTPEALAFVAELHRRFAGRRDELLAARRTRREAIAAGGTLDFLPETREVREGDWHVASVPDALLDRRVEITGPAAPPKMAINALNSGARVWLADLEDATSPTWDNVVGGIKNLRDAALGTLAYTSPAGKPYALRTDLRRPTVVTRPRGWHLSERHVLIDGEPAVGALVDFGLHFFHTAQLLLANGHGPYYYLPKLESHREARLWNDVFVFAQEYVGLDRGTIRATVLIETIPAAFEMDEILFELREHASGLNAGRWDYLFSLIKVFRDAGEAFVLPDRASVAMTAPFMRAYTELLVKTCHRRGAVAMGGMAAVVPNRNDLEVTAAAFEKVRADKTREAGDGFDGSWVAHPDLVPVCREVFDAALGDRPNQVERQRPEVEVTAAQLLDVASAVGEVTEAGLRANLYVAVAYTAVWLSGNGAVAIHNLMEDAATAEISRSQVWQQLRNEVVFADTGRRISPELVRSVLAEEVERLRGEVAPDVFARHYEPAAALIADICLSSEYVDFLTLPAYELLD; via the coding sequence ATGACCACCCCGACCGCACCGGCCGTCACGGCACCGGCCGTCACGGCACCGCCCCTCACGGCGCCGGCAGGCGCCATCGAGATCACCCGCGCCACGAGCATCGAGGGCGGCGACGAGATCCTCACCCCCGAGGCGCTCGCCTTCGTCGCCGAGCTCCACCGGAGGTTCGCCGGCCGCCGCGACGAGCTGCTCGCCGCGCGTCGCACGAGGCGCGAGGCCATCGCCGCGGGCGGCACGCTCGACTTCCTCCCCGAGACCCGTGAGGTGCGCGAGGGCGACTGGCACGTGGCATCCGTTCCCGACGCCCTGCTCGACCGCCGCGTCGAGATCACCGGCCCTGCCGCGCCGCCGAAGATGGCGATCAACGCGCTGAACTCGGGTGCCCGCGTGTGGCTGGCCGACCTCGAAGACGCGACGAGTCCCACCTGGGACAACGTCGTCGGCGGCATCAAGAACCTGCGCGACGCCGCCCTCGGCACCCTCGCGTACACCTCGCCGGCCGGCAAGCCCTACGCCCTTCGCACCGACCTCCGTCGACCGACCGTCGTCACGCGCCCGCGGGGCTGGCACCTGTCAGAGCGCCATGTGCTCATCGACGGCGAGCCGGCGGTGGGCGCCCTCGTCGACTTCGGCCTGCACTTCTTCCACACGGCCCAGCTGCTGCTCGCCAACGGCCACGGCCCCTACTACTACCTGCCGAAGCTCGAGAGCCACCGGGAGGCCCGGCTCTGGAACGACGTCTTCGTGTTCGCTCAGGAGTACGTCGGCCTCGACCGCGGCACCATCCGCGCGACCGTGCTGATCGAGACGATCCCCGCGGCCTTCGAGATGGACGAGATCCTCTTCGAGCTCCGCGAGCACGCCTCCGGCCTGAACGCCGGCCGGTGGGACTACCTGTTCAGCCTCATCAAGGTGTTCCGCGACGCCGGCGAGGCGTTCGTGCTGCCCGACCGCGCCTCGGTGGCCATGACCGCGCCCTTCATGCGCGCCTACACCGAGCTGCTCGTGAAGACCTGTCATCGTCGTGGCGCCGTCGCGATGGGCGGCATGGCCGCCGTCGTGCCGAACCGCAACGACCTCGAGGTCACGGCCGCCGCATTCGAGAAGGTCCGCGCCGACAAGACCCGCGAGGCCGGCGACGGGTTCGACGGGTCGTGGGTCGCCCATCCCGACCTGGTGCCGGTGTGCCGCGAGGTCTTCGATGCGGCGCTCGGCGACCGGCCGAACCAGGTCGAGCGACAGCGGCCCGAGGTCGAGGTCACCGCCGCGCAACTGCTCGACGTGGCCTCCGCGGTCGGCGAGGTGACCGAGGCGGGCCTCCGCGCCAACCTCTACGTCGCCGTCGCCTACACGGCCGTGTGGCTGTCGGGCAACGGCGCGGTCGCGATCCACAACCTGATGGAGGATGCCGCGACGGCCGAGATCTCCCGTTCGCAGGTGTGGCAGCAGCTCCGCAACGAGGTCGTCTTCGCCGACACGGGTCGGCGCATCAGCCCGGAGCTCGTGCGCTCGGTGCTCGCCGAGGAGGTCGAGCGCCTGCGCGGCGAGGTCGCCCCCGACGTATTCGCCCGCCACTACGAGCCCGCCGCGGCGCTGATCGCCGACATCTGCCTGTCGAGCGAGTACGTCGACTTCCTCACGCTGCCCGCCTACGAGCTGCTGGACTGA
- a CDS encoding DUF6986 family protein, whose protein sequence is MGAVLTQADVAAIDARLLETDSLLERAYPGDDGSRQPVHTVYVPADRFEPGLAAEWGRAALEAVESAGGLDRLASHVGIERSVADLVVPRVAEKLAREPIEDLRLDFEDGYGDRGDDIEDADAAATASRVAEAVRAGVAPPFIGIRFKCFEAPTRARALRTLDLFIGGLVDEGSLPDGLVLTLPKVSTVAQVEAMAEIAGALERAHGLPDGRIRFEVQVETPQLVLGADGTSPVAQLPLAAPGRISALHYGTYDYSASLAIAARYQSMEHPAADLAKGIMQLAVAGTGIRLSDGSTNILPVGDGADAAWALHARLVRRSLEHGYAQGWDLHPNQLPTRYLATFAFYREAYPEASARLRAYLERTPGAVLDEPATARALAGVVLRGVACGAIGLDEVAADIGIHRAELVGLAHPRLAAALATTA, encoded by the coding sequence ATGGGCGCCGTCCTCACCCAGGCCGACGTCGCCGCGATCGACGCCCGCCTCCTCGAGACCGACTCGCTGCTCGAGCGGGCGTACCCCGGCGACGACGGGTCGCGTCAGCCCGTGCACACCGTGTACGTGCCGGCCGACCGGTTCGAACCCGGGCTGGCCGCCGAGTGGGGTCGCGCCGCCCTCGAGGCGGTCGAGTCCGCCGGCGGACTCGACCGGCTCGCGTCGCACGTCGGCATCGAACGCTCCGTCGCCGACCTCGTCGTGCCCAGGGTCGCCGAGAAGCTCGCACGCGAGCCGATCGAAGACCTCCGCCTCGACTTCGAAGACGGCTACGGCGACCGCGGCGACGACATCGAGGACGCGGATGCCGCGGCCACCGCGTCGCGGGTCGCCGAGGCCGTGCGAGCGGGCGTCGCCCCGCCGTTCATCGGCATCCGGTTCAAGTGCTTCGAGGCCCCCACGCGGGCTCGCGCACTGCGCACGCTCGATCTCTTCATCGGCGGACTCGTCGACGAGGGCAGCCTGCCCGACGGGCTCGTGCTGACCCTGCCGAAGGTCTCGACGGTGGCGCAGGTGGAGGCCATGGCCGAGATCGCCGGAGCGCTCGAGCGAGCGCACGGGCTGCCCGACGGGCGCATCCGGTTCGAGGTGCAGGTCGAGACGCCGCAGCTCGTGCTCGGCGCCGACGGCACCTCGCCGGTCGCGCAGCTGCCGCTCGCCGCCCCCGGCCGCATCTCGGCGCTGCACTACGGCACCTACGACTACAGCGCCTCCCTCGCGATCGCCGCGAGGTACCAGTCGATGGAGCATCCGGCGGCCGACCTCGCGAAGGGCATCATGCAGCTCGCGGTCGCGGGCACCGGCATCCGCCTCTCCGACGGCTCGACGAACATCCTGCCCGTCGGTGACGGGGCGGATGCCGCGTGGGCGCTGCATGCGCGCCTCGTGCGCCGTTCGCTCGAGCACGGGTACGCCCAGGGCTGGGACCTGCACCCCAACCAGCTGCCGACCCGGTACCTCGCGACGTTCGCCTTCTACCGGGAGGCCTACCCCGAGGCATCCGCCCGACTGCGCGCCTACCTCGAACGCACGCCGGGCGCCGTGCTCGACGAGCCGGCCACGGCCCGCGCCCTCGCCGGAGTCGTGCTGCGCGGCGTCGCGTGCGGCGCGATCGGCCTCGACGAGGTCGCGGCCGACATCGGCATCCACCGTGCCGAGCTCGTCGGGCTGGCGCACCCCCGGCTGGCCGCTGCGCTCGCGACGACGGCCTGA
- a CDS encoding bifunctional allantoicase/(S)-ureidoglycine aminohydrolase, with protein sequence MTYYTPRGGLPPQTDLLTDRAVVKQAYTFIPKGVLRDIVTSTLPGFTGTRSWIIARPVAGGATTFSQLIVEISPGGGAPRPEVEDGVEGVVFVTTGALVLTLEGERHVLEEGGYAFLAPGAEWSLANEGDEITSFHWIRKAYERVDGIAPPASFVTRDQDVEPVPMPDTGGAWATTRFSDSADLSHDMQVNIVTFQPGGSIPFAETHVMEHGLFVLQGKAVYRLNDDWVECEAGDYMLLRAFCPQACYAGGPEPFRYLLYKDTNRQIRLT encoded by the coding sequence ATGACCTACTACACCCCGAGGGGCGGGCTGCCGCCCCAGACCGACCTGCTCACCGACCGCGCGGTCGTGAAGCAGGCGTACACGTTCATCCCGAAGGGGGTGCTGCGCGACATCGTCACGAGCACGCTCCCGGGATTCACCGGCACGCGCTCGTGGATCATCGCGCGGCCCGTCGCGGGCGGCGCGACCACCTTCTCGCAGCTCATCGTCGAGATCTCCCCGGGGGGCGGCGCACCGAGGCCCGAGGTCGAGGACGGCGTCGAGGGCGTCGTGTTCGTCACGACGGGCGCGCTCGTGCTCACCCTCGAGGGCGAGCGGCACGTGCTCGAGGAGGGCGGCTACGCGTTCCTCGCGCCCGGTGCCGAGTGGTCGCTCGCGAACGAGGGCGACGAGATCACGAGCTTCCACTGGATCCGCAAGGCGTACGAGCGGGTCGACGGCATCGCCCCGCCCGCGTCGTTCGTCACGCGCGACCAGGACGTCGAGCCGGTGCCGATGCCCGACACGGGCGGAGCGTGGGCGACCACGCGGTTCAGCGACTCGGCCGACCTCTCGCACGACATGCAGGTCAACATCGTGACGTTCCAACCGGGCGGGTCGATCCCGTTCGCCGAGACGCACGTCATGGAGCACGGGCTGTTCGTGCTCCAGGGCAAGGCGGTGTACCGGCTCAACGACGACTGGGTCGAGTGCGAGGCCGGCGACTACATGCTGCTGCGCGCCTTCTGCCCGCAGGCCTGCTACGCGGGAGGGCCCGAGCCGTTCCGCTACCTGCTGTACAAGGACACGAACCGGCAGATCCGCCTCACCTAG
- a CDS encoding hydroxypyruvate isomerase family protein, which produces MTYTVNCSILLTEHPLLERPAAAAAAGFDAVEFWWPFAEAVPADRDVDAFVAAIRDAGVQLTGLNFFAGDMPGGDRGLVSWPARAAEFRDNIDVVAGIGRELGTRGFNALYGNRVDDATPEAQDELAIEHLAAAAAGVAAIGGTVLVEPVSGAARYPLLTAADALGVIDRVRAASGADNVKLLADFYHLAVNGDDPAAVIEQHAASFGHIQIADDPGRGAPGTGTLPLAAWIARSRELGYAGPIGLEYKSPADTAFAWVAEAESASDSASDSAECVAAGAH; this is translated from the coding sequence ATGACCTACACGGTGAACTGCTCGATCCTCCTCACCGAGCACCCGCTGCTCGAGCGTCCCGCCGCCGCCGCGGCGGCCGGGTTCGACGCGGTCGAGTTCTGGTGGCCGTTCGCCGAGGCCGTGCCCGCCGACCGCGACGTCGACGCGTTCGTCGCCGCGATCCGCGACGCCGGCGTGCAGCTCACGGGCCTCAACTTCTTCGCCGGCGACATGCCCGGCGGCGACCGCGGCCTCGTCTCGTGGCCCGCCCGCGCCGCCGAGTTCCGCGACAACATCGACGTCGTGGCCGGCATCGGTCGCGAGCTCGGCACGCGCGGGTTCAACGCCCTCTACGGCAACCGCGTCGACGACGCCACGCCCGAAGCCCAGGACGAGCTGGCGATCGAGCACCTCGCGGCCGCCGCGGCGGGCGTCGCCGCCATCGGCGGCACGGTGCTGGTCGAGCCCGTGAGCGGCGCGGCCCGCTACCCGCTGCTCACCGCCGCAGACGCACTCGGCGTCATCGACCGCGTCCGCGCCGCCTCCGGAGCCGACAACGTCAAGCTCCTCGCCGACTTCTACCACCTCGCCGTCAACGGCGACGACCCGGCGGCCGTCATCGAGCAGCACGCCGCCTCGTTCGGGCACATCCAGATCGCCGACGACCCGGGCCGCGGAGCTCCCGGCACGGGCACCCTGCCGCTCGCAGCCTGGATCGCCCGCAGCCGCGAGCTGGGCTACGCGGGCCCGATCGGCCTCGAGTACAAGTCCCCGGCCGACACCGCGTTCGCATGGGTCGCCGAAGCCGAGTCGGCCTCCGACTCGGCCTCCGACTCGGCCGAGTGCGTCGCCGCCGGCGCGCATTGA
- a CDS encoding 2-hydroxy-3-oxopropionate reductase, with protein sequence MTNIAVIGLGIMGLPMALNLVQAGHTVAGFNRSPERAERLAEAGGRAATSVADALAGAEVVITMVPDSPDVVALAGGDDGIIANAAPGTIWIDASSIRPDVAKQVADEARAAGLRPLDAPVSGGEQGAIDGVLSIMVGGEQSDFDAALPVLQGVGKTIVHVGPSGAGQTVKAANQLIVAVNIQALAEAILFLEAYGVDTEAALAVLGGGLAGSKVLDQKGRKMLDRDFAPGFRLALHNKDLGIVTGAAREAGIVVPLGAHVAQLVGSTVAKGDGGLDHSGLFKLTLAAAGRE encoded by the coding sequence ATGACGAACATCGCAGTCATCGGACTCGGCATCATGGGCCTGCCCATGGCCCTCAACCTCGTGCAGGCCGGCCACACCGTCGCCGGATTCAACCGCTCGCCCGAGCGCGCAGAACGTCTCGCCGAGGCCGGCGGCCGCGCCGCGACCAGCGTCGCCGACGCCCTCGCGGGCGCCGAGGTGGTCATCACCATGGTTCCCGACTCGCCCGACGTGGTCGCCCTCGCCGGCGGCGACGACGGCATCATCGCGAACGCCGCGCCGGGCACCATCTGGATCGACGCGTCCTCCATCCGCCCCGACGTCGCCAAGCAGGTCGCCGACGAGGCCCGCGCCGCGGGCCTGCGTCCGCTCGACGCACCCGTCTCGGGTGGCGAGCAGGGCGCGATCGACGGCGTGCTCTCGATCATGGTCGGCGGCGAGCAGTCCGACTTCGACGCCGCGCTGCCCGTGCTGCAGGGCGTCGGCAAGACGATCGTGCACGTCGGGCCGTCGGGCGCCGGCCAGACCGTGAAGGCCGCGAACCAGCTCATCGTCGCCGTCAACATCCAGGCGCTCGCCGAGGCGATCCTCTTCCTCGAGGCGTACGGCGTCGACACCGAGGCGGCGCTCGCCGTGCTCGGCGGCGGCCTCGCCGGCTCGAAGGTGCTCGACCAGAAGGGGCGCAAGATGCTCGACCGCGACTTCGCACCCGGATTCCGACTGGCCCTCCACAACAAGGACCTCGGCATCGTCACCGGAGCCGCCCGCGAGGCCGGCATCGTCGTCCCGCTCGGCGCGCACGTCGCCCAGCTCGTCGGCTCGACCGTCGCGAAGGGCGACGGCGGCCTCGACCACTCCGGACTCTTCAAGCTCACCCTCGCCGCCGCAGGGCGCGAGTAA